GCTGAAAAAGCTGTATGAACGCGAGCGAGACATGAGACGACTGCCCGTCAAGCTGGCGAATGATGAGAAAATCAGGCTTTCCCCTGGTGGCCATAATGTCTTGGTTAAGAAGATAATAGATGATTTCTGCCCTTTGTTCACGCCTGGAAGTTCCGTCATTTATGTTGGGGATACTCAGACAAAATGGGCATATTTCGATTCAGAGGCCCTGGCGCTACTTGGTATAGAAATTCAAGAGCACGGGAAGATGCCCGATGTTGTGGTGCATTATGCAG
The DNA window shown above is from Candidatus Auribacterota bacterium and carries:
- a CDS encoding BsuBI/PstI family type II restriction endonuclease: LKKLYERERDMRRLPVKLANDEKIRLSPGGHNVLVKKIIDDFCPLFTPGSSVIYVGDTQTKWAYFDSEALALLGIEIQEHGKMPDVVVHYAEKNWLVLIEAVTSHGPVSPKRRQELKELFSSSTAGLVFVTAFIDRRAMLKYLNDISWETEVWIAESPTHMIHFNGERFLGPYEE